The nucleotide window AGAATATGTGATAATTCTATAGAAAATttgatatatatttcttttctacaAAGTAGGCAAGGTGTCTTTTATGGGTTGCTTTACATTTTTACAACAATGTAGTAATGTGCAATAGTTCAACAGTCCTTTTATTTACAAATTCGGAGTCATGATTATGCCAGAAATGTCACATCTAATGGAAAAATCTCATTTAATTGGGtattaaattattaaagagaCACAAGCATTGCAGTTCATCTGTGGAAACAAAGGTCTACGGTAGGACACTGTTTCATAGGTTATTGAGTCCCTACCTGACAGGCGGAAAACAATGTTACTACTGACAAGCAGGGATCACTGGAACTTTGGGAATCTCAGAGAAAGTGGGATTTCACCCACAGTTACAGGCACTGAAAGCAAAATTTTGAGGAgatgagtcaagggagagttctCAGAATAAATGAATTGATGAATGTTCTTAGTTATGACAGAAGTGATTATAATGTGAACTCTCTAGCCTTAATATCATTAAGGCCTTTGTTTTGTTAAGTATACAACAAGGAGGTCTTTACATCTTAACtctaaaacaaactaaaagagACTGTCAAGTAAAACTAAATTAGAACATTTCTGAACAGTTTTACTTGGTCAGCTCTGTACCGAAGGTCAGGAATTGTGTAggaaaaaatgtttccaaattagAAATAAGATAGAATTGTGCTTGCTTGATAATTTAATACCATACTTGACCATTTTTCAAAACACTGCCTGATCACAATCTGAGTATTTTGGAGATTGTAATTTGCCTAAAAACAACTCATCCAGCCTTGTGGATTAGAGGTTAATCTATAGAAAGCTGAAAAGATGAGAGGGCTTTTACTTTTTCTCTGGTAAAAAAGATAACAACAAGGTTATGATTTTATTGCCTGTAGTACATTAACCATTCTGAATCTCTACCTAGCAATTTTTCCTGTCAGAGACGTACATCTctattcttcaaatattctttgaATCGAGTCTCTTGTATTCTTCCTGCTTCCCTCATTAATAAGGGAAACAGATTTCTCCAGAATCAGCCTTTTAGAGTGGAAATACAAGAACCACAGAGGAGAGGCTCACGTCGTGTAAAGGCCCACACTACGCTGAGAACGGGTCTGCTAACACCTCACTGCTGCTGCCCCGCGGCTTCCAGACGCTGCTGTTTGTAGCGTTGTTAGGACCTGGACTTGGCTGCAGCCACCACCGAAGACCTCCTAAACCACTTCTGCTTCAGGGagttcgctttttttttttaaccactgctTCCCCAAAAGCCAGTTGCTTCTCCTTTACCAGAGAAATTAATACAGTACAAGGGAGAGCCCAGTGTCCTCCTGCTGCTTACTTTTGAACTGAAGTCTCAGCTGGATGAATTTGACTGGAGGGATTAGGTCTCGTATTTGTGCCTGAGCTTCCAAGAGGGCCAGGGGAAGTGAGTTTTCTGATTTCTGCTACAGGGAGGCAGGACTCACAAGGGAGGGGAAGTTTCACAATAGTGTACAGGTGCTCACTTCTGCCACGCAGCCGGAACACAGCCAATGTCCACACACTGGGCACCGCGAGGGGCTGTGGGAGCAGCTGCCGGGAACACGTGCTTTAGTTCATGGCTTTCTCCGTGCTTTTTAAAGCCCAGTTAACTCACAGACtgacaaagattaaaataataataattattatttttgtttgaagtCATTGGAGGCAGACCACTGCACAGCAGTAGACAACTGAAACACGCAGTATGCACTTCCGTGAGTGTTCGGCTTCTCCACTCAATGTTGTTTGCGTGTGAGGTTCATCTTGTTGCATCATCAGTGGTTCATTAATCTTCACGGCTTCCATAGTGTTCTGATGTACGAATAGActacatttcatttattcatttactgttGAACTGTTTTGTTAAAACATCTGAATGTAATCTGGGGACATGTCACTTCATCCCTAAATATTTTGCCATGTACTTTTTAAGCGCAAAGACCATGATACCATCATCACCCTCAAGACATTTAACAGATACAGTACTATCAAATAACagtctaggctcggcacctgcagctcagtggttagggcaacggccacatacactggggctggcaggtttgaacctggcgagttcatattaaaattgaatctccatgtatttattttttgagacagtcttactttgtcaccctcagtagagtgctgtggcatcatagctcatagcaacctcaaactcttgggctcaagagatcctcttgcctcagccttccaagtaggcgcctgcaacaatgccggctattttttagggatgggatctcactcaggctgttctcaaatttgtgagctcaagcaatccacccaccttggcctcccagagtgctaggattacaggtatgagccaccgtgccggcCTTGAATCTTCATATATTATCTCTTAGTTTTTGAATGCATAAATTCTGTATCACACATATTTAAATACTATACATGAAACTCCCTAATAAAGAGTGCTGGATACTATTGAATATTACTGAACCAATTTCCAATGCTTCAGAATAAGTTTAATGAAGTTAAAACATTTTTCCTCTTACACTGCATGCCCATAGCCAGCAGAGTTAAGAATTTTGTAAAGCGGACCAAAGATAATCCATATATCctatttgttatataaaatagAACATGTTTATTAGATTCTAAGagatttgtaataaaaatacCTGTTCATTGGGGAAAGAGGCTGCAAATTAGGGAGGAAGCTAtgtattattcttaatttttatccTCCCTTTCTAAATCCTAATCTTCAATTGAtgtctttaattatattttttattttgtagaatggaAAAAATGGGGAATTATCTAATACTCGTCAtggaaatatataagaaaaattactctcagaaatatgattttctttaaatcattGACCTTTTTGTACCTCAAATACAAATGATGGAGTTAATGGTATTCTTCTGTGTGTGGTACAGGGTCATCGTTGGTCCAGTGCTATGTTACTACTAATTACGGTGGGCATTCTGGTCTTGTGTACCTGAGATTTTTCCATGAGGTATACTGCTAATTACACCTTTTGGAGAATAATCTATGCCAAAATAAAGTTTAtgccttaactgtttttcaaaaaTCATAAATGGATCCACTTTATGAAATGTCTTTTATTAATCaattgagaaaaacaaatgacttttattttttagtttgtgaaTGTGGTAGATTATAGCAGTATTATTTTATTAGATTGAGCCATCCTTGAAATCCAAAGATTTCCCATTTGATcttgatatattattatttttactactaTTGAAttcagtgcataaatatttagttttttccatttatgtTCATGGTGTAACGAATCTATCATTTACTTTCCTTGAGTTTCCCATATCTCAATTTAGGATCAAGATTATATTAGCGTGATAAAATTATCTAGGCTGCTTTaatctcttttctattttctggaaaaagTACATAAGATAGGAGTTGCATGTTCCTTGAATGTTTAATGAAACTCATCTATGAAACtacctaaactttttttttaaaaagtatttttatcagAGGCCattgacaatttttcttttcttttcttcttctttgagacggagtctcactctgttgcccaggctagagtgctgtggggcattatagcttgctgcaacctcaaactcctcaactcaagcgatgctcctgcctcagccttctgagtagctgggatacaggtgtgcatcaccatgcctggctacttttctgtttttttgtagagacagatctcgatcttgctcaggctggtcttgaactcctggcctcaagtgttcctttgacttggccttccaaagtgtgaggattacaggcatgagctaccacacagGGCCTAGTTTTTTCACTCCAAGTTGTGTAGTTCTTCTTGTGCTAACTTAAATAGATtaaatttttctaagaatttaccTATCTCATCTAGGTTTTGAAATTTATTAGCATGTTCTTGTTCATAATACTCTTTATTATGCTTTGTATCTCTGTTGTATCTGtagctattttctgtttttcattctgtatttgttcatttgttttttctctctttagccAAGATCAGCCTTCTTCTAAAGGTgaacacataaatattttttaataagcgGCTTCTGGAATCAAAATTACTGTGAATCGTCACTAGCTAGTTTTTGTTCTCTGTTTCTGTTTCATTGCTTTCCATTCTTACcttcccaatttcttttttttatttctttaggtctgctgaattattattttctcaaattttttgaggagaatttttatgtcatttattttaaCCTCTCTTATTCTCACAAATGTCTTTGAAGCCATAACATTCTTTCTAAGTACTGCTTTAGCCGAATCCcacaatattttatatgtaaccTTTTTAGCAACCTGGTTCTAAGTGACATAGTTTCTTTTGTGACTGCCTTTTAAATTCATGTTACTGATCAACATTTTGTTCATTTACAAACCATGAGAATTTCTGTATCCTCTGTAATTTTACTACAGTATGGGTGCAGTTTCTAAGATGTTGACACTTGGGAATTGCCTGGCATTTCCTTTACAGAGTAATGCATATTCTATCTCAGTAACTGTCCTGTGTAACTTGAACTACCATGTATATTTTTTGGGCTCTTtgaaggcttttaaaaaaatgaatcttgCAAATCCTGTacctaattttatttccttctttgctttcatTACCCTGTTAAACCAGATCTCTGGGGGAAAACCAAGAAGTTCTGATTTGTAGCATTGCTGATGTCTGTAGTATAAATGCCTCCATCATGGTCAATGTCAAGTTATCAGTAATTAACAACTGCCTAGCAAAATTCCTGAATATTTTACAATCTGCTTTTGCTAGCCAGTATAAAACAGTTCCAACACAttacccttcttttttctttttttaaagatattcatGTTGTGTATTAGATTTATCCCCTTGACTTCACTTATATTCTTAATCTTACCTTCCCTTTGctctaatttcttcttcttttaaaaattattttaaaattgtctctGTAAGCTGCTACAAACCTTTTGTTGGAATGACAAAGGCATAAGAATACAGTTATTTGGCCAATAAGGAAAGGCTAAGCCTTCtaattttaaagaagtttaaaTCTTCAGGAGGAACTTTGCTGTACTGCTTAGGGTGTGTCCCAGGCATGTGTACCTCTCTCTTtcaatatttgcatttttcttctccAGAACCCCCCTTCCCACGTTTACAGCATTGCTAGTTGTTGGCGTAACTGTGCCTTCTTTTTAGCTTCCAGATCTATTTATTAGAGTTTATTTTGCTCTCTACTAACCTAAGAACTTTTTCATTAACATAACCTTTactaaaatgaataattaaaatatggGAGTTTCTTCCAGTgactaagactttgaggttaattcttttactctcttaacatttatacttttatacttgCCAGATTGCAGACTTAGAATTAGGAAATCTCGTCTCGTGTTCATTTTGGAGATTCCCCTACACTCTCTACCCACAGGGGCCCCTTTTCTTGGTTCCTCTGCTAGAAAGCTAGTGTTTCTCTTGGAGACTTAGTGCTTGTGCTACTGTGTGGTCAGCTCTGCACCTGCGGCCTCACTTCAGGGCAAAGCTGGAAGAGCAAAggggaaacaaatagaaaactcaCCCAAAGGAGGGTCTCTTCTCCAAATCCCAACTCTCTTTGCAATCCATtcacttttgtttatttcttagcTCTGtacttgctttttgtttgtttgttgtttttgttttgagacagatctcactatgttgtccttggtagagtgctgtggcatcacagctcacagcaaccttaaaactcttgggcttaagcgattctcttgccttagtctcccgggtagctgggactacaggcccccgccacaatgcctggctattttttgtttgcagttgtagttgttgtttagaaggcccgggccaggctcaaacccaccagcattggtgtatgtggctggtggcgccctactcactgagctatgggagccgagcctATATTTGCTTTTTGTATACCTCTCAGAGTTTCTAGTTGTGACCAGTGGGAGAAATGGACTCTTAAACTATTgctttaaaattgaaaagaaatgatcATGGCTAAAAAAATCATGGGCTCtcataattttgcattttctccACATTCCCAGGGACTATGATTGCTTTAGAGTATTTTAAATCTGTGTATTTAGCCTGAGATCCTACTGCTAGTTCTGTTGCAAACGGCATTGACAGAGCTGTAAACTACCTTAGAAACCATTCAAcgctttctttctttgtttttttttttttttttcattcaacactTTCCtttgacagaaaaggaaatgagggCTCATGCAGGGGAGTAATTATTCCTGTCACTCAGGAAGTGCATGGAAAAGATAGGAGGGAGCTCAGCTTTGTTCAGTATGGTTCCTCAGGCATCTGGTAACAAATGCTTAAGTGCCACTGCACACACATCCTTGGCTGATTATTACAGATTTCAAGGAGAGGATATATATGGGGCTTGAGGGAATGGAAAGCTTTATTTAGTGGTAGAAGAAAGGCATATGATAAAACTAAATCCCAGACTCAGCTTCtgaacttgctgtgtgaccttgatcaAGTGACTAGATCTTTCTAACACTTTATTTGTCACAGTAACTAaatacgttttttttttgtttgtttgtttgtttgttttgtgtgtggTTTGGATTCTAagagacatttatagaacatttagcCAATGCGTGGCTCCATAGATGTAGCTTTTTaaagttattgttattattctctGAAATTCAAAGTGCCCCCTCCAACATTTCAGCATTTTTCATGTATCCATCTTTAACGTGAATAAATGCATTATAATGGAATTCTTTTACGTGTGAGTTTGCCAATGCTCTCAGCTAATTCTTGTGTGCAGCTGTCAGTCTTAGCCTTAAATGGTGAGACCAACCCCTCACTTGCACCCTCATTCCTTGGACATCCGAatgagtttttattgtttgtaaaaCTTGCAATCACTCACTACATAATGACCTGCCATGTGTAGGGTCATTATATTCTAGAATATTCCCCTTCCGTTGTCTAGGAAAGACATTTTAGACCTGggacaaaagaatgaaaaggataTGTTGACATCTGGGAAGGAAGAAGCCTTATCCCCTAAGCTCCTACATCTTCCTGAGTTCCCATGTCCCACTGACCATACCAGGTTCTGATCCTagaacatttattataaaataagagaGGGACGTCTGAGGAAGATTCACTCATCATAGAATTTTGGCAGCTCATTGCCCAAGATGACTCGATGGTCCACACCAGCAGCTGTAATGGTGACCAGGTAGATGACACCTCCGCTAGAACCATCCCGGCTCATGGCCAGAGCAATAGCTGCAGAGGGTTTcaggatagagagagagaaaatggcttAGCTTCAAAACTCCTTTCCTCCACTACCTACTACCTACCAATTTCACCTCAAAACCTACCTATTAGGGAGGTATATTTAGTGGTGTGCTAGTaaactggcttaaaaaaaaaagccttcataTGTAGCACCTGCTGATGTCCATGGTATAAATAATTCCACTATGACCAATATTAAGTTACATATAACAAGCTGCTCACAAATACTTGGCTATTTAGCTCTCATGAGCTGGCCTCCATCAGCCCCAACACACtactgttcttttcttattttattttatttttttttgagacagagtctcacttcgtatacccctgggcagagtgccatcatgtcataactcacagcaacctcaaactcctgggctcaagggattttcttgcttcagcctcttgagtagctgggactacaagctctgccacaacactcggctgtttttttagagacagggtctcgctcttgctcaggctggtctcaaagtcctgagctcaggcaatccacccaccttagcctctcagagtgctaggattacaggcacaagccactgttcTTATGGTGACTGTCTTTCCTAACTTGGTTTACTCAGAACAGTACTGACTTACCCCATTGCCCCAAAGTCCCATCCGGTTGTGCATTTGTCCTGCCTCTTTTCACTTTTAAGAGTATATCATTTTGGACATTCAATGAAAGGATCACCCATGCATTCCTCTTCCTGTTCCTCACAATCCACTTCATCCCCATGTTTAAAAACCCTCTGCAGATACCCTTCCGCTTGGTTAGTTACCGTCTGTAGTGAAGCGCCTGCACTCCTCAGGGGACATGCCTGGTTTATATGCTGCGTCCACATAACCGTAGATATAGGTGCTGCCGGAGCCACCAATGGCAAAGGGCTGTCGGGTCAGCATTCCTCCCAGGGTTCCATATACCTGAGGGAAGGCATCCTCAGGTCACACTAAAGAATCACGAAGCCTGTACTTCCCACTGAGACAAGCGGGTGGTCTCTGCACCTTACAATGAAGTCCCAGTATCTCATATCCCAACAGTTATGAGACCGTATTATGCTTTCAGAGGTAGTGTCTTTGGAACTCACTGCTAGAATGACATATGACCTCCATCTCCCTCTGTAGGGGAGTGGGGAACCTcaaaagaggagggaagaggtgtTTTGGGAGGCACTCACCTGGCCCCCTTCACGCTCGTCCCAGCCAGCTACCATGAGATGTGCAGACAAGTCTTCCCGGTATTTGTAGGTGATGTTTCTCACCACTGTTGCAGCAGCCAGAACAAGCGGGGCTTCTTCCAGTTCCAGCCTgaaggaaatgttaggaataaagGTCAATATAGTTTTCTTAAGTCCCACTCTCCTAGGCCATTACCCTGGACCCTGCCAAGTGACACCTGAAACCTAGAGCTGCAATAGTTCAAACTCCAGCTTCCCTCCCATGTGTCAAGGGGAACAGAGTCCCACACCACCAACTGGCAAGAAGCTCTCAATTGTTCACCCTATTTTACTCAGCCCCATCCCCCCAACTCCCAGTGATATAACTCTCTTTTGGCTGTAAAGGCCCTGCCCTTATGATTAAAAGCTGATAAGTTTACTTCCCTCCCAATGACGTTGATTTCTCATATGGCCACTGCCTGATATTATGGTGAGCCACGTCATCATTTTCTTCCTGATTATTTGTATTAGGATGGTGATTTACAATTTTCAAACTGCTTTCACATATATCATTTGGTTGCCCAAATAGTTACCTGGTAAGGTACTATCACCTCCACTTTACAGGTGCAGAAATTGGCCTAGAGAGATTCAGGTGCTAGCAGGAGCTAAAGGgagaatttttcatttcccaaTGCCATGCTCTTAGACCAGGACGCTGTTTAGGGGTTCACAGGTTGGGGAAGCTTCAGGGGGTGTGGAGGCAGGACCCCAGCTCTTCATACCCATGGAGCTCCAGCTGGTAGGCGGCCATGTCGGCCACGGCTTGGGCATCAGCTGCTGAACCAGAGAGTGCACAGAAGATGCGCTGGTGGAGAGGGGACAGCTTGTCAAACACTCGGTTCACCACCGCCTCTCTGTCAGGAAGAAGTCAGTGTTGGAGTTTGGGAATTTTTGACGTTGATTATTCCGTGTTTCTCAAATTTACTCGACAAGAGAATAGCATGACATTTAACGTTTGGATTAAGCAGGATAGTCATCTCAGATAAACTCATCACTGTGAGCATTAAAGTCAAAGTTGGACTTATTAGGCTTGGATTTTATAGTGACACAAACATAATAAGTTACGAAAAATATGGCTCTCGTCAATTTATCTTTGCTATTAACAATCTTGACGGaatgtaatataaataatattgatcTAATCTCATATATTCCTTTTGCATGTGAGGAAATTGGttaggaggggagaagagagaaaatattttaatacatgatAAATGAGAAACCAGGTATCTGCTTGACAGAACCATCCTTTTTCTCCCTAAGCATATGGAAGGAGGCCAGGCCCCTCAAAAATGTCTCTCCTTggagatgcctgtggctcaaaggagtggtgtgctggccccatatgccggaggtggcgggttcaaacccagcccctgccggatactgcaaaaaaaaaaaaaaaaaaaaagtctctcatGTGCCCCTGTCAGATCCTGTTCCTTTACTCTCATCTCTGTATACTACAGGAAGGGTCACAGAAGCATTCAGACCCCAGATCCTCCTCCATGAATTCAGAGACCCAAACACCCACCAAATGGCTCTGTTATAGTGTTTTTTTCAGGAAGGTCAACTCTACTTCTTCAAACTCCAGTCCACCAGTCCTTTCAAGAGTCCACCAGTCCTTTCAAACTCCAGTCCACCAGTCCTTTCAAGTGTATTTGCATAGCATTAGCTTCATTCCAAATGCATACACCCTCGCTTTACTCACCCTGCAGACACCCGGGAGTCAGAGCCCATCACTACACCTCCGTCAAACTCCACTGCCATGATGGTCGTCTGCAGACAGAGTATGGAATATCAGAGGGGTAGAGCCTTCATCCTCTCATGTTACGGAAGAGGAAGCATTCCCAGAGAAGGGACATGACTGGCTCAAGGTCATACAGTAAGTCAGGCCAGGGCTGACTCCCATACAAGTTCCCTCCACCCCATCTGCCCACTTTCTCTGTTGATCCATCTGGCTGCAGGGGATACACAGAAAGAACCATATCCTAAGCCCCAACATAAGTGGGATCCTTCCCACTTCTAAAGAGAGAACTGGGAATGGGCCTCTTAAAAGCAGAAGTGCTTCCTCTGAGGGGAGCACCACAAGCAGATCATCTCCATCGCACACGTGTGGACAGACCCAACACAGCACTGGACTGTGAACTGGGAAACAAGGGCGAGTATTTTGGGGTCCAGAATCCTCTCCCCCATTCCCACTTAACCAGAAACAAGCTCTGTCAGTTTACTGAACAATGGAAAACATCGAGGGGATAGTGGTTAGCATGGCCAGGGGTCAAGGCAGGAGGGGACCAGCAAGGAACACACAGATGgtttaaaataagaaagttttCCTTAAGGTATTTCTGATCAAGAAGTCAGTCAGTATCTCAGTAGCCAGGGAAAGCGACCTATACCAAGAGAGGATCTGAATGGGGAATTTAAGCTGACCTTTCCAGGTCAAGAAATGAATTAAGAAATGAGAGAGGATAAAACTACACTTTTTCTACAACTGTTTA belongs to Nycticebus coucang isolate mNycCou1 chromosome 9, mNycCou1.pri, whole genome shotgun sequence and includes:
- the PSMB9 gene encoding proteasome subunit beta type-9; its protein translation is MLRAGAPTGDLPWAEVHTGTTIMAVEFDGGVVMGSDSRVSAGEAVVNRVFDKLSPLHQRIFCALSGSAADAQAVADMAAYQLELHGLELEEAPLVLAAATVVRNITYKYREDLSAHLMVAGWDEREGGQVYGTLGGMLTRQPFAIGGSGSTYIYGYVDAAYKPGMSPEECRRFTTDAIALAMSRDGSSGGVIYLVTITAAGVDHRVILGNELPKFYDE